Proteins encoded by one window of Flexibacter flexilis DSM 6793:
- a CDS encoding TonB-dependent receptor yields MLLLAQQKFTISGNIKDKKNGETMIGVTVYPLELSGIGTSCNEYGFYSLTLPKGQYHIICSFIGYKPDTLLVNLEANIKSNRALTDNLFTLQEVVVSAEKKDDNIKRAEIGVAKIDIKEVAKLPVIFGEKDVLKTIQLLPGVKSGGEGSSGFFVRGGSADQNLILLDEAPVYNAAHMLGFFSTFNSDALKDVSIIKGNSPAQYGGRLSSVLDVKMKEGNNQKYAVTGGLGLISSRLSVEGSIVKDKGSFMVSGRRTYADAFLKLTEEFKDNQLYFYDFNAKANYKINDKHRVFLSGYLGRDKLGLGAFGIDWGNQTATLRWNHLISPKVFSNTSLIYSNYSYKGSITSGETTLSIKSEIKDYTLKEEFQYFPDSKNAIRFGFQSIYHSFVPKRFKGNTYNEPHKNTRYGWDNAFFVNNTMEVTPTLTLDYGLRFSTYSILGGDTYKIYNQGVMTDSVVLASGKFGKTYANLEPRFQFSYLLNENSSVKGGYARNTQHLHLLSNSASGNATDQWLGNSYNTKPEISDQVSVGYFRNLKDNLYQISVETYYKSLKNQVDYKNGADISSAPDVESELLYGKGRAYGIEFLVKKTQGKFTGWVGYTLSKTERKIIGINDGNWYNAQQDRTHDLSVVAMYALTDRWTLSALFVYSTGGAATFPSGKYDMGGNTVFYYKERNGYRMPANHRLDFGATYTRPHKSKVFESSWNFGLYNVYGRQNAYAITFANSKSDPTKTVATQTALFRWVPSVTYNFKF; encoded by the coding sequence ATGCTATTGTTGGCGCAACAAAAATTCACGATTAGCGGCAATATCAAAGACAAAAAAAATGGAGAAACCATGATTGGCGTTACGGTTTACCCGCTGGAACTTTCGGGTATTGGGACTTCCTGCAACGAATATGGTTTTTATTCGCTTACCTTGCCCAAAGGCCAATATCATATTATTTGCTCATTTATTGGCTACAAACCCGATACGCTTTTGGTGAATTTGGAGGCCAACATAAAGTCGAATCGTGCCTTGACGGATAATTTGTTTACGTTGCAAGAAGTCGTGGTTTCGGCGGAAAAAAAAGACGATAACATTAAGAGAGCCGAAATTGGCGTGGCCAAAATAGATATAAAAGAAGTGGCTAAACTGCCTGTTATTTTTGGTGAAAAAGATGTGCTCAAAACGATTCAGCTTTTGCCTGGTGTCAAGTCGGGTGGGGAAGGGAGCAGCGGTTTTTTTGTGCGCGGCGGCTCGGCAGACCAGAATTTAATTTTGTTGGACGAAGCTCCCGTGTATAATGCGGCGCACATGTTGGGCTTTTTTTCTACGTTCAACAGCGATGCGCTTAAAGATGTCAGCATCATCAAAGGGAATAGTCCTGCGCAATATGGTGGCCGCCTTTCCTCGGTGCTGGACGTAAAAATGAAAGAAGGTAACAACCAGAAATATGCTGTTACGGGTGGTTTGGGGCTGATTAGCAGCCGTTTGAGTGTAGAAGGGTCGATTGTGAAAGATAAGGGTTCGTTCATGGTGTCGGGTCGGCGCACGTATGCCGATGCGTTTCTCAAACTCACGGAGGAGTTTAAAGACAACCAATTGTATTTCTATGATTTTAATGCAAAAGCCAATTATAAAATCAATGACAAACACCGCGTTTTTCTTTCGGGCTATTTGGGTAGAGATAAATTAGGCTTGGGCGCGTTTGGGATTGATTGGGGCAACCAAACGGCTACTTTGCGTTGGAATCATTTGATTAGTCCCAAAGTTTTTTCTAACACGTCGCTGATTTATAGCAATTACAGTTATAAAGGAAGTATTACGAGTGGCGAAACCACTTTGAGCATCAAATCCGAAATCAAGGATTATACACTCAAAGAAGAGTTTCAATATTTCCCCGACTCCAAAAATGCGATTCGTTTCGGGTTTCAGAGCATTTATCACAGCTTTGTGCCTAAGCGATTTAAGGGAAATACCTACAACGAACCCCACAAAAACACGCGTTATGGCTGGGACAATGCCTTTTTTGTGAATAATACGATGGAAGTTACCCCAACGCTTACGTTGGATTATGGCCTGCGATTCAGTACCTATTCTATTTTGGGTGGCGACACTTACAAAATATATAATCAGGGCGTAATGACCGATAGTGTCGTGTTGGCTTCGGGCAAATTTGGGAAAACGTACGCCAATCTTGAACCGCGTTTTCAGTTTAGTTATTTGCTCAACGAAAATAGCAGTGTTAAGGGCGGCTACGCGCGCAATACGCAACATTTACATTTGTTGAGTAACAGTGCCAGTGGCAATGCTACCGACCAATGGCTTGGCAATTCGTATAATACGAAACCCGAAATTTCAGACCAAGTGAGTGTGGGTTATTTTCGCAATTTGAAAGATAATTTGTATCAAATCAGCGTAGAGACTTATTACAAAAGTTTGAAAAATCAGGTTGATTATAAAAACGGTGCTGATATTAGCTCTGCCCCAGATGTAGAAAGTGAGTTGCTTTATGGAAAAGGTCGTGCCTATGGTATTGAGTTTTTGGTTAAGAAAACGCAAGGCAAATTCACGGGTTGGGTTGGCTATACACTCTCAAAAACAGAACGAAAAATAATTGGTATTAATGATGGCAATTGGTACAATGCCCAGCAAGACCGTACGCACGATTTGTCGGTGGTAGCCATGTATGCACTGACAGACCGCTGGACACTTTCCGCGCTTTTTGTGTACAGTACGGGCGGTGCGGCCACTTTTCCGAGCGGCAAATACGACATGGGCGGCAACACTGTTTTTTATTATAAAGAGCGCAATGGCTACCGTATGCCCGCCAATCATCGTTTAGATTTTGGGGCTACTTATACGAGGCCACACAAAAGCAAAGTTTTTGAATCTTCATGGAATTTTGGATTGTATAATGTGTACGGGCGACAAAATGCGTACGCCATCACTTTCGCTAATAGCAAAAGCGACCCAACCAAAACCGTAGCAACCCAAACCGCTTTGTTCCGTTGGGTGCCGTCTGTTACCTACAATTTCAAATTTTAA
- a CDS encoding LytR/AlgR family response regulator transcription factor: MINAVAIDDEPLALKVIQSLCDTSQLIHLHKTFTQPNEALKYLSETAIDLIFCDIQMPSMTGMNLVRSLPPNIMVIFTTAFSEYAAASYELNAIDYLLKPINQKRFSQAITKAQEYLEYTNQKNKSVEKYIFIRADFSLVKIPLADILYIEGLADYLKIYIKDRKTIVARMPLKDIIEKLPSDEFIRVHRSFILPLNKIESVRGNTIFIGEKEFPIGKTYIDDFFNRYS; the protein is encoded by the coding sequence ATGATAAACGCGGTTGCCATAGATGACGAGCCACTGGCACTCAAAGTAATTCAGTCGCTTTGCGATACGAGCCAACTCATTCATTTACACAAGACATTTACACAGCCCAACGAGGCACTAAAATATTTATCAGAAACAGCTATCGACTTGATTTTCTGTGATATACAAATGCCTTCTATGACAGGCATGAATTTGGTACGGTCATTGCCACCTAATATAATGGTCATTTTTACGACCGCTTTCAGTGAATATGCGGCGGCAAGTTATGAACTGAACGCCATTGATTATTTGCTCAAACCTATCAACCAAAAGCGATTTTCGCAAGCCATAACCAAAGCGCAGGAATATTTAGAATACACAAACCAAAAAAATAAAAGTGTAGAAAAATATATATTTATTCGGGCAGATTTTAGTTTAGTTAAAATTCCTTTGGCAGATATTTTATACATTGAAGGGCTGGCCGATTATCTGAAAATTTATATCAAAGACCGTAAAACGATTGTGGCAAGAATGCCACTAAAAGACATCATAGAAAAACTCCCTTCTGATGAGTTTATTCGCGTACATCGTAGCTTCATTTTGCCTCTGAATAAAATAGAATCGGTAAGAGGAAATACTATTTTTATTGGCGAAAAAGAATTTCCTATAGGAAAGACGTATATAGATGATTTTTTTAATCGTTATTCTTAA